CGGTGAGGGCAGCGTTGCCCTGAGCGAGGCCGATCTAGATGGTCCCTTGGTGGTGGTGACGGGCTCGGAGGGTGATGGCCTCTCGATGCTGACCCGCAAGCACTGCGATCAGTTGGTGCGGATTCCGATCCGAGGTGCGACTCCCAGCCTCAACGCTTCGGTGGCCACCGCGATGGTGCTCTACGAAGTCGCCCGCCGCGGTTGGATGCAGAAAATCTCTGGCGCTGCTCCAGCACCACGGATCGTGCGCCCGCAAATGCCCACACCGCCCCCCCTGGAGCTCCCTGAAGAGGACAGCGTCAGTGAGGCCAGTGAGGTTGAGCTGACCCTCAGCCCCGCCGAAGAGGCCCGGGCTGAGCAGATCGTTGCTGATGTGATGGCTGATCTGCAGGCTGAGGCCCCGCCCAGCCCGGATCAGGCCGACGGCTCTGATCCCTCCGCGACGTTCTCCTCCGACATCAAGCTCTGATTGCTGCGCTGGGCCAATCCGGAGCCACAATGGCGTTGTCGCCTTCCGCCTGGATGACCCCGCTTTTTCGACCGCTGCGCAGCATTGCCAACGGGTTTGGGATGGCTTGGTGGGCCCGGGTTGAGACCCGGCAGCCCGACGTGACCTATTGGTTCGGCCCCTACATCCGGCGCACCAGCCTGGAGGCGGCGCTTCCTCCGTTCCTGGCGGATCTACGCAGTGAAGGGGCTGGAGAGATCAACCACACCCTCCTCAAGACCCGGCGGTTCGAGCCGCTGACCATCGCTGCAGAGGGCTGAGCCCCTGAGGCACCTCGGGTTGGCTGATAGCGTCAACCCTTGGTTTGGACCTGGGTTTGATGGGTATCGCCGAGTGGCGCGACCAGCTCAAGAGCGGCGATGTCTCCGCCCGGGAGCTCACCGACCATCACCTCAGCCGGATTGAGGCGGTCGAACCCAGCGTCAATGCCTACACGGAGGTCACCGCGGAGCGGGCCAGGACCGACGCGGATCGGATCGACGCCCTGAGGGCCTCTGGAGCCGAGCTTCCGCCGCTGGCCGGTGTCCCCTTGGCCATCAAGGACAACCTCTGCACCCGGGGCATCCGCACGACCTGCTCCAGCCGGATGCTGGAGAACTTTGTCCCCCCCTACGAATCCACCGTGACCGATCGCCTTTGGGGCGCTGGTGCGGTGTTGCTGGGCAAGACCAATCTCGATGAGTTCGCCATGGGCAGCTCCACCGAGACCTCAGTTTTTGGCCCCAGCCGCAACCCCTGGAACATCGAGAAGGTTCCTGGGGGCAGTTCCGGTGGCAGTGCCGCCGCCGTGGCGGCTGGCGAGTGCGTGGGATCCCTGGGATCGGACACCGGTGGCTCCATTCGCCAGCCCGCCTCCTTCTGCGGGGTCGTTGGCCTCAAGCCCACCTATGGACGGGTCAGCCGTTATGGCTTGGTCGCCTTCGCGAGCTCCCTGGATCAGGTGGGCCCGTTCGCGAACAGCGTCTCGGATGCGGCCGAATTGCTTCAGGTGATCGCTGGCGAGGATCACCGTGATTCCACCTGCCTGAAGGCCCCTGTTCCCGATTACCGCGCCGCATTGACCCAGCCCGTGGCGGGCCTCAGGGTTGGCATCGTTCGGGAATGTTTTGAGGCGGAGGGACTGCATCCGGAGGTCAAGGCCTCGGTGATGGCCGCCGCCGCCCAACTCGAGGCCCTGGGCTGTGACCTCGTCGACGTCAGCTGCCCACGCTTCAACGACGGGATCGCGACCTACTACGTCATTGCCCCATCGGAGGCGTCCGCCAACCTGGCTCGCTACGACGGTGTGAAGTACGGCTATCGCGCCGAGGACGCGGCGAGCCTGGCTGAAATGACCTCCCGCAGCCGGGCCGAAGGCTTCGGCGATGAGGTGAAGCGCCGCATTCTGATCGGTACCTACGCCCTGTCCGCCGGCTACGTCGACGCCTACTACAAAAAGGCCCAGCAGGTCCGGACCCTGATCCGCCGTGACTTTGATGCGGCCTTTGGCCAGGTCGATGTGCTGCTGACCCCCACCTCACCGACCACCGCGTTTGGCTTTGGCGCCCACGCGGACGACCCCCTGGCCATGTATCTGGCCGACCTGCTGACGATCCCCGCGAACATGGCGGGCTTGCCGGCCATCAGTCTTCCCTGCGGCTTCGATGGTGCGGGCCTACCAATCGGTGTTCAGCTGATCACGGGCGTGCTGCAAGAGGAGCGTCTGCTCCAGGTCGCGTACCACTACGAGCAGGCCGCTCGGGTGATGGAGAAGCGCCCCCAGGCTTCCCTGGTGCCCTGATCACTAGGGGTGGCGTGTCGGCCTGATGAACTGGCGAGCGGAGCCCTGAATCTGGTGTTGCCGGCTTAGCCTGGTGCCAGTCTTGGCTCCATCGCTCCCTTCGCGCTTGGTCTTCGTCCCCCTCCACAACCACAGCGACTACAGCCTTCTGGATGGGGCGAGTCAGCTGCCGGCCATGGTGAAGCGGGCGGAGGAGCTGGGCATGCCAGCGATCGCCCTCACCGACCACGGCGTCATGTACGGCGCCATTGAGCTCTTGAAGCTTTGCCGCGGCAGCTCGGTGAAGCCGATCATCGGCAATGAGATGTATGTCATCAATGGCTCCATTGATGACCCCAATCCCCCGAAGAAAGAGCGCCGCTACCACCTGGTTGTTCTCGCCAAGAACGCTGTCGGCTATCGCAATTTGGTGAAGCTGACGAGCATCAGCCACCTGCGTGGCATGCGTGGTCGGGGCATCTTTTCCAGGGCTTGCATCGATAAACCCACCCTCGAGCGCTATAGCGAGGGGTTGATCATTGCCACCGCCTGTCTCGGTGGTGAAATCCCCCAGGCGATCCTGCGGGATCGCCCCGATGTCGCCCGCGACGTGGCCCGCTGGTACCAGGGGGTCTTCGGCGACGACTTCTACCTGGAGATCCAAGACCACGGCTCACCGGAGGATCGGATCGTCAATGTGGAGATCGCGAAGATCTCGAAGGAATTGGGGATCCCGTTGGTGGCCACCAACGACGCCCACTACTTGACCAGCAATGACGCGGAGGCCCATGACGCCCTGCTCTGCGTCTTGACGGGCAAGTTGGTCACCGACGAAAAGCGTCTGCGCTACACGGGCACCGAATTCATCAAGAGCGAGCAGGAAATGCTCGGTCTCTTCGCTGACCACCTGGAGCCTGAGGTGGTCGCCGAGGCCGTGGCCAATACGGCGCGGGTGGCCGAGAAGGTCGAGGACTACGACATCCTGGGCCGCTATCAAATGCCCCGTTTCCCGATCCCCGAGGGACACACGCCGGTCAGCTACCTGCGGGAAGTCACCGAGCAGGGCCTGCGGGCGCGTCTGGGCCTGCCCGAAGCGAGTGGCTTTGACTCCACCTATGGCGAGCGGCTCGATTTCGAGCTGCAGGTCATGGAACAGATGGGGTTCCCCACCTACTTCCTGGTGGTCTGGGACTACATCCGTTTTGCCCGCGACAACGGCATTCCCGTGGGACCGGGCCGTGGTTCCGCCGCCGGCTCCCTGGTGGCCTACGCCCTGGGCATCACAAACATTGATCCGGTCACGAACGGGTTGCTGTTTGAGCGCTTCTTGAACCCCGAGCGCAAGTCGATGCCTGATATCGACACGGACTTCTGCATCGAACGCCGTGGCGAGGTGATCGACTACGTCACGGAGCGCTACGGCGAAGACAAGGTCGCTCAGATCATCACCTTCAACCGGATGACCTCGAAGGCGGTGCTCAAGGATGTGGCCCGGGTGCTCGACATTCCCTACGGCGATGCGGATCGTCTCGCCAAGTTGATCCCGGTGGTGCGTGGCAAACCCGCCAAGCTCAAAGAGATGATCGGTGAGGAATCACCGGCCCCTGAGTTCCGCGAGAAATATCTCGGCGATCCCGCGGTCAAGCGTTGGGTCGACATGGCGATGCGCATTGAGGGGACCAACAAGACCTTCGGCGTCCATGCCGCTGGTGTCGTCATTGCCGCGGATCCCCTCGATGAAGTGGTGCCGTTGCAGCGCAACAACGACGGGCAGGTGATCACCCAGTACTTCATGGAAGACGTGGAGTCCATGGGCCTGTTGAAGATGGACTTCCTGGGCCTCAAGAACCTCACGATGATCGACAAGACCGTCGATTTGGTTCAACAGAGTTCTGGCGTCAGCATTGATCCCGATGCGCTCCCACTCGATGATCCAGGCACCTTCGGCCTGCTGGCACGCGGCGATCTCGAAGGCATCTTCCAGTTGGAATCCAGTGGGATGCGCCAGATCGTGCGGGACCTCAAGCCGTCGTCCCTGGAAGACATCTCTTCGATCCTGGCCCTCTACCGACCCGGTCCCCTCGATGCGGGGTTGATCCCGAAATTCATCAACCGCAAGCACGGCCGCGAAGCGATCGATTTCGCCCACGCCAAGTTGGAGCCGATCCTGCAGGAGACCTACGGGATCATGGTCTACCAAGAGCAGATCATGAAGATCGCTCAGGATTTGGCGGGCTATTCCCTGGGCGAGGCGGACTTGTTGCGCCGGGCCATGGGTAAGAAAAAGGTCTCGGAGATGCAGAAGCACCGAGACATCTTTGTGAAGGGCGCGAGTGAGCGCGGCGTTGACGCCAAGATCGCCGACGAGCTCTTCGATCAGATGGTGCTCTTCGCCGAGTACTGCTTCAACAAGAGCCATTCCACCGCCTACGGCGCGGTGACCTATCAGACCGCATACCTCAAGGCGCACTACCCAGTGGCCTACATGGCGGCTTTGCTCACGGTGAATGCCGGCAGCACCGACAAAATTCAGCGCTACATCTCCAATTGCAATGCGATGGGGATTGAGGTGATGCCCCCTGATGTGAACGCCTCGGGCATTGACTTCACCCCTGTCGGTGATCGCATCCTCTTTGGCCTGTCGGCGGTTCGAAACCTTGGCGAGGGGGCGATTCGTGTCCTCCTCGAGACCCGCGCCAGCGATGGTCCCTTCAAGTCCCTCGCGGATCTCTGTGATCGGATCCCGGGCACCACCTTGAACCGTCGCTCCCTGGAAGCGCTGATCCACTGCGGAGCCATGGATGCCCTCGAACCCGAGGCCAACCGGGCTCAGCTGATGGCGGACTTGGATCTGATCATTGACTGGGCTTCCTCCAGGGCCCGTGACCGGGCCAGCGGGCAGGGCAACCTGTTCGATCTCTTCGCGGCGCCGGCGGACGATGCAAGCGATGCAACGCCAGCAGCTGGTGGCGATCTCAGTACGGCCCCGAAGGCGGCGCCGGTGAAGGATTACCCACCGACCGAGAAGCTGCGGCTTGAGAAGGAGTTGGTTGGCTTCTACCTCTCGGATCATCCCCTCAAGCAGCTCACCCGCCCGGTTCAACTGCTTTCACCCGTCGGCCTCGGTGGCCTCGAGGAGCAAGCCGATAAGGCGCGGGTCAGTGTGGTGGGTATGGTCTCCGGCCTACGACCGGTGACCACCCGCAAAGGGGATCGCATGGCGGTCCTGCAGCTGGAGGATCTCAGTGGCAGTTGTGAGGCCGTGGTCTTCCCGAAGACCTACGCCCGCCTCTCGGATCACCTGATGCTGGATGCCCGCCTCTTGATTTGGGCCTCAGTCGATCGGCGTGATGAGCAGGTGCAGCTGATCGTTGATGACTGCCGCGTCATCGATGAGCTGCAGTTCCTTGTGGTCGAACTCGATGGCCAACAGGCCAGTGACATTGCCATCCAGCACAAGCTGCGGGAATGCCTCAACCAGCACCGCACTGAAAAAGACGAGGGCGGTATTCGCGTCCCCGTGGTGGCCATGGTCAAGGACCAAAGCCAAGTTCGTTATGTGCGCCTGGGCCACCAGTTCTGCGTCCGCGACAGCCGTGCCGCATTGACCAGCCTGGAGGCTCAGGCCTTCCGGGCCCGCCTCAGCTCGAAGCTGGTGGCCGCTTAACCGAGCTGCGCAGGCGGCTGATGTTCACGCCCAGTTGCTCGAACCCCAGCAGGCTGCCGGCTGTGGGTTCCCAACTGGCTGACAAGACCCCGTAGCTCAATCCAACCAGGCCCAACAGGAAAAACCCCCCTGACGTCACCAGCGTGGCGGCGGGGGGGATGTCCATCAATCCACGGCTGACCACCACGTAGCTCACGATGAAGGTGGCCATGCCCATCACCGTGGGTAGGCCGGTCGCGATGGCCACACGTCGCGCCATGCGATTGGCGACGGCAGGTGGAATGGCTTGCGGGTTGGTCGGCTTGGAACGGCCTGTGGCCGTTTGGGATTGGCTCGAGGGGACGCTTGGAGCAAGTCCGCCGCCGCCCTTCAGAGGACGGGAGCGGTTTTTCCCCTCGTTTGCCATCTCAGCCGCGGATGCCCAGCTTTTGGATCAGGTCGGTATAGCGCTTCTCGCTGTTGCTGCGCAGGTAGCTGAGCAGGCGCTTGCGGCGGCCGATCATCTTCAGCAGACCCTGGCGGGACGAGAAGTCATGGATGTTGCCTTGCAGGTGACCACTCAGCTTGCTGATGCGCTCGCTCAGCATCGCCACCTGAACTTCCACGGAACCGGTGTCGGTGCCATGGGTCTGGTGAGCGTTGATTAGTTCCTGTTTCTTGGTGGTGTCGAGCGACATGCGTGGCGTCTGGCCCTGACGGTGCAAACAACCAACCTACTTCCCCGAGGGGACCGCCTCCCCTCAGGCCGCATCGCGGGAGAGGTAACGCAGGCTTTCCCGCAGCCAGGCGTCGCCGTCCTCGCCCAAGTCTTGGCTCTGCAGGCTGAGGGCCCGCAGAGCTCGGTTGATCTCCAGTGCCTCGTAGCCCAGGGCCGCCAGGGTCAGCTGCACCTCCTCCCGGACCCCCTCCGCCGGACCTTCTCCGGCCTCCCCGGTCTGCAGGTCATCGGCTGCGCTCAATTGCAGGCTCTCGCCGTAGCGGGCCTGCAGCCGGGTTCGTAATTCCACCGAGAGGCGCTCGGCGGTGCGTTTGCCCACCCCGGGTGCTTGGCAGAGCTGACGCAGATCGGCCTGCACGATCGCGCGCACCAGTTCTTCGCAACTCAGCTGGCCCAAGAGGCCGAGGGCCATCTGTGGGCCGATGCCGCTGACGGCCACCAGTTCGCGGAAGAGATCGCGCTCATGGCGGGCACAGAACCCGTAGAGCGTCCAGCTGTCCTCGCGGATGACCTGGTGCACATGCAGGGAGGTCTCGGTGCCATTCCCGCCGAGCTGATCCCAGTGCCGACGGGGCATCTGCACCTCGTAGCCCACCCCTGAACAGACCAGCAGAACGCCGAATCGGTTGTTCAGATGCCAGCGATCGGCGAGTTGCCCTTGCAGCCAGCCGATCATGGGGAGACGCTTACTGCTCTCCATGCTGCCCGGTCTGACCACCCAGGCTGATCGCCTTGCTCCACTTTCCCGCCTGTTGAGTTGGGGGTTCGCCCTGCTCATGGCTGCGGTCTTGGCCCTGGGGCTGGGCGGGTGTGTGGGCTCCGGTCAACCGCCCCAGAAGGTCCTTCTTTCGGCTTTGGCGCTGCAGATCGACCTCACCCAGCGCTCCATTGCCGATGCCCTGACCCTGGACGCCGCGGGTCCGCCGCAGGTCAGCCGCGTTCGCGTGGAATCCCAAGAGAGCCTCCCCATTGGCGGGGGCAAAGGCATTCATCTGAGCGGCCGCTTTGATTGGCGTCTGGCCGGTGATCCCATCCGTGTCGACAGCGCCTTCGACCTCTATCTCCAGCGGGGTGAGCGCGGTCAGAGTTGGCGCTTGGCGCGTCCCAGCGGCAGTGAAGACGGCGCCACTCAGGACTGGCTCACCTATCCCCTTCCCCTGAAGGGCGAGCAGAGCTAGGTGGTTTTGCTGCGTTCGGGCTTCAGGCTCAGGAGCGTCGCGGCCAGCACCAGCAGAGCGGCCGTGGTGGTGTCGGGATCCAGGGGTTCCTGAAACAGCAGCCACCCCCAGAGCGCCGCCAGGGGAACCTGGCCGTAGCTCATCGCCGTGGCCCGTGCCGCCGGCATCCCCAATAGCCCTTTGGTGATACCGATCTGTCCGAGCTGGGTGAACAGACCCACCCCCACCAGGGCGAATAGTTCCCAGGCGTTGGGCCACACCGGCTCCAGCAGGACCAAGGGGGCGGTCAGCAGCAACCCCACCAGGGGGAAGTAGAAGACGATGACCAGGGGGTGTTCTGTGCGCCCGAGGGCGCGGACACTGACATAGGCACAGGCCGAGAGAATCGCTCCGGCCAGGGCCAGGAGTACACCCGGCCAGGGCAAGGGGTTGGCCTGGACCCCGAGCCAGCCCCCGCCGAGGGGACCGAGCAGGCTCGCGAGCTCCATTGGGTTGCTGAGGATCACGACCGCGATCCAGCCCAACAGCGCCGCGATCCAGACCTTGGCCCCGAGTCGCTCCTTCAGCAGCAACCAAGCCAGCAGTGCCGTGAAGGTCGGCTGCAGGTACTGGAGGACCGTGGCCGGAGCCAGGGGCAGTTGGGCGAGGGCCGCAAAGACACAAAACAGCGCACCCGTGCCAATGGCTCCGCGCAGGACCAGAAGTCCTTTGCGCTGACCCCAGGGATCCAGTCCCGCCTGCCGCAGCATCACCACGCTGAGCACGAGGCTGATGGCTGAGCGTGCCATGACGACTTCGGCCACCGGGATGCGCCCGCCCAGCGCTTTCACGCAGACGCCCATCAGGCTGAAGCTCAGCGTGCTGGACAGCATCCACAGGCCGGCCCTGCCATCCTGGAGCGTCACTTGCGCCCGGAGCGTGTCAGTCCCTCGCCTCCATCCCCGCACGATCGAGGCCGTTAAAGAGCGCGCTGACATCGTCGATGTGGTGGGTGAGCACGTTGTGCTCAAAAAGAAGGGCAGGGAATTCGTCGGGATTTGCCCCTTCCACGACGACAAATCACCGTCGATGACGGTCTCACCGGCGAAGCAGTTCTACTACTGCTTCTCCTGCGGAGCCGGCGGCAACTCGATCAAATTTTTGATGGAGTTGCAGCGCCAGAGCTTCTCTGACGTGGTCCTGGAGCTGGCGCGTAAGTACCAGCTGCCGGTCGAGACCCTCGAGGGCCCGCAGCAGGAGCGTCTGCGCCAGCAGCTCTCCCGTCGCGATCAGCTCCACAAGGCCCTCTCCTTGGCGGCCGGTTGGTTTCGCGCGCAACTCCGAGCTCCCGAGGGCGCTGCGGCCCTCGACTATCTCAAGCGCAGCCGCGGTCTCGATGAGGCCACCCTGGAGGGGTTCGGCCTGGGGTATGCCCCAGAGCGTTGGGATGGTCTGTTGAGCCATCTCCAGCAGGTGGAGGGGTTGAGCCCGGAGCTGCTGGAGGCGGCAGGCCTGGTGGTGCCCCGCCGGGGAGGGGATGGCTTCTATGACCGTTTTCGCCACCGGGTGATGGTGCCGATTGCGGATCGCCAAGGTCGGATCATTGGCTTTGGCGGCCGCAGCCTGGATGGCGGAGAGCCCAAGTACCTGAACTCTCCGGAGACGGAGGTCTTTGAGAAGGGCAAACACCTCTTTGGCCTCGACAAGGCGGTCAATGCGATTCGCAAGGCCGATCGCGCTGTCGTGGTCGAGGGCTACTTCGACGTCATCGCGCTCCACGCGGCTGGCATCACCAATGCGGTGGCGGCGCTTGGCACGGCGCTGAGCAATCAGCAGATCACCCAGCTCTGCCGTTGCTGCGACGGCAAGCGCTTGATCCTGAACTTCGACGCCGATGGCGCCGGGGTTCGGGCCGCCCAACGGGCCATTGGCGAGGTGGAGCAGTTGGCCCTCCAGGGCCAGCTGGAACTGCGGGTGCTGCACCTACCCAGCGGCAAGGATCCCGACGAATTTCTGAAGGACCACGGAGCAGCGGATTACCGCTCCCTGCTCGATCAATCTCCCCTTTGGCTCGATTGGCAGATCGACCAGGTGCTGCACGGCTGCGACCTCAGCAAGGCCGATCAGTTCCAAAAGGCGGTGACCGAGCTGGTGGCCCTCTTGGGCAAGCTGCCCGCAAGTGCCGTTCGCTCCCGTTACCTCCAGCAGGTGGCCGAACGGCTCAGCGGCGGCCAGGCCCGGCTCGCTCTGCAGTTGGAAGACGACCTGCGCCAGCAGGTCAAAGGGCAGCGCTGGCATGGGCGCTCTCGCCGTTGGGAGCAGCCCGGTGAGGCCGGACTGCGGGAGCGGGCTGAAGCCGAGGTCCTGCGCCTCTATCTCCATTGCCCGACCTATCGCGGTCCGATTCGCGCCGAGTTGCGGCGCCGCGAACTCGACGACTTCGCCATTGCCCACCACCGCCAGCTTTGGGCGGTGATCAGTTCGCTGGAGGAGGACAACCTGGGGGTTGGACGCCTGGAGGCGATCAACCGCGGCAGCGAGTCCGGTGCGGAGCTCGCCGACCTGGATCTACCGCGGCTGCTCAGTGATCAGTTGCTGCTGGCTGACGATCCTGACTCCGGCCTGCCCAGCGAACTGCTGGGGCGTTTAACTCCACTGCTGGAACCCAGTGACGTTCAACGCCTCTCCTTGAGCAATCCCCCCCTGCAGCTGCGGGGGGCCACCGCGGCACTGGAGCGCCAGCGCAGCATGAAGCGTGCCCGTCACCTCCTGGATGCCTGGAGCAGCCAGCGGTTGGAGACCCTTGAGCGCTGCATTGCCCGGCTGCTGGATGACTCCCAGGCCCCTCCCGCTGAGGCGGCGGCCGAGAGCCTCGACATGGAAACCCGCATCGAGGCGATGTTTGCCGAGCTCAACAGCGATGCCCTGCGCTTTCAGGACCTTTATTACAACGAGCGCAAACACATCGAACACCTCGATTCCCAACGGCGCGCCAGCTTTGAAGACGTCGTTGCTGAGTCCCAGGACGCTCAGCCCGCCTAGGGCGGAATGTCCTTTCCCTACAGCTCTGTTCTTTCCGGCTCAGCGTCGCTATCACAAGGTTGAAGCTGCCCGGTCCCTCCCCTGACTGACGTCCGTTCACTCGCGACTCGCGCCGCCGGGGTGGTGGTTCTCGGCGGCAGCGCCCTGTTTGTTCCTGCGTCTGTCTCGGCGCAGAACATGGTCGTTCAGATCATTCAGAACCAGTGCTCCAGGGCGATGAATGCGGACTTCAAGGCCGCGGGTAAAACGCCGCCCCCCGGCATGGTGCAAGACACCTGCAACTGCGTTGCCGAGCGCATTGAGAAGCTCGACTCCATTGAGGCAGCCAAAACCTTCTGCGTCAAACAGAGCACCGCGAAATACGGCGCTGTTTGAGTCCCCTTAGCGCGCCCAGACGGTGGGGAGGTCGTTGAGTCGGGTGGTGGCGGCCCGGGAGAGTTGCTCCCGCCGCATCAACCACGCCGGCTGGAGCCCG
This DNA window, taken from Synechococcus sp. LTW-R, encodes the following:
- a CDS encoding DUF1816 domain-containing protein, which translates into the protein MTPLFRPLRSIANGFGMAWWARVETRQPDVTYWFGPYIRRTSLEAALPPFLADLRSEGAGEINHTLLKTRRFEPLTIAAEG
- the gatA gene encoding Asp-tRNA(Asn)/Glu-tRNA(Gln) amidotransferase subunit GatA, encoding MGIAEWRDQLKSGDVSARELTDHHLSRIEAVEPSVNAYTEVTAERARTDADRIDALRASGAELPPLAGVPLAIKDNLCTRGIRTTCSSRMLENFVPPYESTVTDRLWGAGAVLLGKTNLDEFAMGSSTETSVFGPSRNPWNIEKVPGGSSGGSAAAVAAGECVGSLGSDTGGSIRQPASFCGVVGLKPTYGRVSRYGLVAFASSLDQVGPFANSVSDAAELLQVIAGEDHRDSTCLKAPVPDYRAALTQPVAGLRVGIVRECFEAEGLHPEVKASVMAAAAQLEALGCDLVDVSCPRFNDGIATYYVIAPSEASANLARYDGVKYGYRAEDAASLAEMTSRSRAEGFGDEVKRRILIGTYALSAGYVDAYYKKAQQVRTLIRRDFDAAFGQVDVLLTPTSPTTAFGFGAHADDPLAMYLADLLTIPANMAGLPAISLPCGFDGAGLPIGVQLITGVLQEERLLQVAYHYEQAARVMEKRPQASLVP
- a CDS encoding DNA polymerase III subunit alpha encodes the protein MVFVPLHNHSDYSLLDGASQLPAMVKRAEELGMPAIALTDHGVMYGAIELLKLCRGSSVKPIIGNEMYVINGSIDDPNPPKKERRYHLVVLAKNAVGYRNLVKLTSISHLRGMRGRGIFSRACIDKPTLERYSEGLIIATACLGGEIPQAILRDRPDVARDVARWYQGVFGDDFYLEIQDHGSPEDRIVNVEIAKISKELGIPLVATNDAHYLTSNDAEAHDALLCVLTGKLVTDEKRLRYTGTEFIKSEQEMLGLFADHLEPEVVAEAVANTARVAEKVEDYDILGRYQMPRFPIPEGHTPVSYLREVTEQGLRARLGLPEASGFDSTYGERLDFELQVMEQMGFPTYFLVVWDYIRFARDNGIPVGPGRGSAAGSLVAYALGITNIDPVTNGLLFERFLNPERKSMPDIDTDFCIERRGEVIDYVTERYGEDKVAQIITFNRMTSKAVLKDVARVLDIPYGDADRLAKLIPVVRGKPAKLKEMIGEESPAPEFREKYLGDPAVKRWVDMAMRIEGTNKTFGVHAAGVVIAADPLDEVVPLQRNNDGQVITQYFMEDVESMGLLKMDFLGLKNLTMIDKTVDLVQQSSGVSIDPDALPLDDPGTFGLLARGDLEGIFQLESSGMRQIVRDLKPSSLEDISSILALYRPGPLDAGLIPKFINRKHGREAIDFAHAKLEPILQETYGIMVYQEQIMKIAQDLAGYSLGEADLLRRAMGKKKVSEMQKHRDIFVKGASERGVDAKIADELFDQMVLFAEYCFNKSHSTAYGAVTYQTAYLKAHYPVAYMAALLTVNAGSTDKIQRYISNCNAMGIEVMPPDVNASGIDFTPVGDRILFGLSAVRNLGEGAIRVLLETRASDGPFKSLADLCDRIPGTTLNRRSLEALIHCGAMDALEPEANRAQLMADLDLIIDWASSRARDRASGQGNLFDLFAAPADDASDATPAAGGDLSTAPKAAPVKDYPPTEKLRLEKELVGFYLSDHPLKQLTRPVQLLSPVGLGGLEEQADKARVSVVGMVSGLRPVTTRKGDRMAVLQLEDLSGSCEAVVFPKTYARLSDHLMLDARLLIWASVDRRDEQVQLIVDDCRVIDELQFLVVELDGQQASDIAIQHKLRECLNQHRTEKDEGGIRVPVVAMVKDQSQVRYVRLGHQFCVRDSRAALTSLEAQAFRARLSSKLVAA
- a CDS encoding PAM68 family protein, with the protein product MANEGKNRSRPLKGGGGLAPSVPSSQSQTATGRSKPTNPQAIPPAVANRMARRVAIATGLPTVMGMATFIVSYVVVSRGLMDIPPAATLVTSGGFFLLGLVGLSYGVLSASWEPTAGSLLGFEQLGVNISRLRSSVKRPPASS
- the rpsO gene encoding 30S ribosomal protein S15; this encodes MSLDTTKKQELINAHQTHGTDTGSVEVQVAMLSERISKLSGHLQGNIHDFSSRQGLLKMIGRRKRLLSYLRSNSEKRYTDLIQKLGIRG
- the ruvA gene encoding Holliday junction branch migration protein RuvA is translated as MIGWLQGQLADRWHLNNRFGVLLVCSGVGYEVQMPRRHWDQLGGNGTETSLHVHQVIREDSWTLYGFCARHERDLFRELVAVSGIGPQMALGLLGQLSCEELVRAIVQADLRQLCQAPGVGKRTAERLSVELRTRLQARYGESLQLSAADDLQTGEAGEGPAEGVREEVQLTLAALGYEALEINRALRALSLQSQDLGEDGDAWLRESLRYLSRDAA
- a CDS encoding DMT family transporter; translation: MLSSTLSFSLMGVCVKALGGRIPVAEVVMARSAISLVLSVVMLRQAGLDPWGQRKGLLVLRGAIGTGALFCVFAALAQLPLAPATVLQYLQPTFTALLAWLLLKERLGAKVWIAALLGWIAVVILSNPMELASLLGPLGGGWLGVQANPLPWPGVLLALAGAILSACAYVSVRALGRTEHPLVIVFYFPLVGLLLTAPLVLLEPVWPNAWELFALVGVGLFTQLGQIGITKGLLGMPAARATAMSYGQVPLAALWGWLLFQEPLDPDTTTAALLVLAATLLSLKPERSKTT
- the dnaG gene encoding DNA primase → MSVPRLHPRTIEAVKERADIVDVVGEHVVLKKKGREFVGICPFHDDKSPSMTVSPAKQFYYCFSCGAGGNSIKFLMELQRQSFSDVVLELARKYQLPVETLEGPQQERLRQQLSRRDQLHKALSLAAGWFRAQLRAPEGAAALDYLKRSRGLDEATLEGFGLGYAPERWDGLLSHLQQVEGLSPELLEAAGLVVPRRGGDGFYDRFRHRVMVPIADRQGRIIGFGGRSLDGGEPKYLNSPETEVFEKGKHLFGLDKAVNAIRKADRAVVVEGYFDVIALHAAGITNAVAALGTALSNQQITQLCRCCDGKRLILNFDADGAGVRAAQRAIGEVEQLALQGQLELRVLHLPSGKDPDEFLKDHGAADYRSLLDQSPLWLDWQIDQVLHGCDLSKADQFQKAVTELVALLGKLPASAVRSRYLQQVAERLSGGQARLALQLEDDLRQQVKGQRWHGRSRRWEQPGEAGLRERAEAEVLRLYLHCPTYRGPIRAELRRRELDDFAIAHHRQLWAVISSLEEDNLGVGRLEAINRGSESGAELADLDLPRLLSDQLLLADDPDSGLPSELLGRLTPLLEPSDVQRLSLSNPPLQLRGATAALERQRSMKRARHLLDAWSSQRLETLERCIARLLDDSQAPPAEAAAESLDMETRIEAMFAELNSDALRFQDLYYNERKHIEHLDSQRRASFEDVVAESQDAQPA